The proteins below are encoded in one region of Bacteroidia bacterium:
- a CDS encoding ATP-binding protein: MASQHLNFPSKSENISLVEKLIDEVCAKYSVNEDHYGNILVAVTEAVNNALYHGNKLNPDKLVDISFVPKDPNTLVFTITDQGEGFDIAALPDPTNPENLEKISGRGVFLMKSLSDDITFNNDGRSVEMQFKLN; this comes from the coding sequence ATGGCAAGTCAACATTTGAATTTCCCTTCCAAAAGCGAAAATATTTCCTTGGTTGAAAAACTGATTGATGAGGTTTGTGCCAAGTATAGCGTGAACGAGGATCATTATGGAAATATTTTGGTTGCGGTTACCGAGGCGGTAAACAATGCCTTGTACCATGGAAATAAACTAAATCCGGATAAATTGGTTGACATCTCCTTTGTGCCAAAAGATCCAAATACTTTGGTTTTTACAATTACCGACCAGGGAGAAGGTTTTGATATTGCCGCATTGCCCGACCCAACTAATCCGGAAAACCTGGAGAAAATAAGTGGACGTGGAGTTTTTCTTATGAAAAGCCTAAGCGACGACATTACCTTCAACAACGATGGAAGAAGCGTTGAAATGCAATTTAAATTAAACTAG